A region from the Pseudomonas sp. KU26590 genome encodes:
- a CDS encoding sensor histidine kinase, which produces MASFAMHGSSKFLGVQRMKPGSTVRWAALLCLATTGCNVIAYLASGALPLGLALINGLAFAGLCYSMARQNRIIEFQPRELADHMLQVQETERHRLSRELHDDIGQMLTAAKMQSEWLQRRAPQELHAQCTMLINTLDETLAKVRDVSAILNPRQLTSLGLEASLRAHLLRTLSATSVQWSLECQQRLDGIPEEIAVAAFRITQEAVTNMLRHAQAHNLRVQLQRRPEGLSLSIRDDGQGFAPALSPAGQGQRGMAGMAERASLLGGELSVASEPGQGTCIQAVFPWAPRVRGRADGSKP; this is translated from the coding sequence ATGGCTTCATTCGCTATGCATGGCAGCAGCAAATTCCTTGGCGTTCAGCGAATGAAGCCCGGCAGCACCGTTCGCTGGGCAGCCTTGCTGTGCCTGGCGACCACGGGCTGCAATGTGATCGCTTATCTGGCGAGCGGCGCTCTGCCGTTGGGGTTGGCGCTTATCAACGGGCTCGCGTTTGCAGGCCTCTGCTACAGCATGGCCCGGCAAAACCGGATTATTGAGTTCCAGCCCAGGGAACTCGCCGATCACATGCTGCAGGTTCAGGAAACCGAGCGTCATCGCCTGAGCCGCGAGCTGCACGACGACATCGGCCAGATGCTCACGGCAGCAAAAATGCAGAGTGAATGGCTTCAGCGCCGCGCCCCGCAGGAGTTGCACGCGCAGTGCACGATGCTCATCAACACCCTCGATGAAACCCTGGCGAAGGTTCGCGACGTGTCCGCCATCCTCAACCCCCGCCAACTGACCAGCCTGGGACTGGAAGCCAGCCTGCGCGCGCATTTGCTGCGCACGCTGTCGGCGACATCCGTGCAGTGGAGCCTGGAATGCCAGCAGCGCCTGGACGGTATTCCCGAAGAAATCGCCGTGGCGGCGTTTCGGATTACCCAGGAAGCCGTGACCAACATGCTGCGCCATGCCCAGGCGCACAACCTGCGCGTGCAACTGCAGCGCCGCCCGGAAGGGTTGTCGCTGAGCATTCGCGATGATGGTCAGGGATTCGCTCCTGCCCTGAGCCCCGCCGGTCAAGGGCAACGCGGTATGGCCGGCATGGCGGAGCGTGCCAGCCTGTTGGGCGGAGAGTTGAGCGTCGCAAGCGAGCCGGGGCAAGGCACCTGCATTCAGGCAGTGTTCCCGTGGGCACCGCGTGTTCGCGGACGCGCCGATGGCAGCAAGCCGTGA
- a CDS encoding response regulator transcription factor, translating into MSVCNVLLVDDHALIRAGVRALVSDIPGYAVIGEASNGHHLLEMSLQLKPDIILLDISMGDSDGLDALQRLRQTLPHSKVLILSMHTEPRLIMRALACGAHGYLLKDATASEIEHALNALRDGERYLSPAIAHTVISQALVSSQMAPAEPVEGHNLTARQLEILRLVVRGTSTREIAAGLGLSVKTVETHRAQIMKRLHIYDVPGLVLFCVRERIISVDD; encoded by the coding sequence GTGAGCGTCTGCAATGTGCTGCTGGTCGATGACCACGCGCTGATCCGCGCCGGCGTCCGTGCGCTGGTGTCGGACATTCCGGGTTACGCCGTCATTGGCGAGGCCAGCAATGGCCATCATTTGCTGGAAATGAGCCTGCAGCTGAAACCCGACATCATTTTGCTCGACATCTCGATGGGCGACAGCGACGGGCTGGACGCGCTGCAACGCCTGCGTCAGACGCTGCCGCACAGCAAGGTGTTGATTCTGTCGATGCACACCGAACCGCGTCTGATCATGCGCGCCCTGGCGTGCGGCGCCCACGGTTACCTGCTCAAGGATGCGACCGCCAGTGAGATCGAGCACGCACTGAACGCCCTGCGCGATGGCGAACGCTACCTGAGCCCGGCCATCGCTCACACGGTCATCAGTCAGGCGTTGGTCAGTAGCCAGATGGCGCCTGCCGAACCCGTCGAGGGTCACAACCTCACCGCGCGTCAGCTGGAGATCCTGCGGCTGGTCGTCAGGGGCACCTCCACGCGTGAGATCGCCGCCGGCCTGGGCCTGAGCGTCAAAACCGTGGAAACCCATCGCGCGCAGATCATGAAACGGCTGCACATCTACGACGTGCCCGGGCTTGTGCTGTTCTGTGTGAGAGAGCGAATCATCAGCGTGGATGACTGA
- the yegS gene encoding lipid kinase YegS, with protein sequence MTARRALLILHGKQALNEDVREAVGRKRKHGWELDVRVTWEAGDAQRLVREGLAAGHRQIIAGGGDGTLRDVAEALALSKVDASLVIMPLGTANDFARSAGVPLEPDQALDLLDVPARPVDMGAVGGQMFLNMATGGFGSQVTANTSEDLKKILGGAAYLFTGLTRFSELKAAYGEFTGPDFHWKGEMLALGIGNGRQAGGGHPLCPEALADDGLLDISILPAPQEVVSTLRSLLEGGLGLDNMFVRARLPWVELKSAQGLNINLDGEPLSGEATRFEARAGALRVHLPSHSPLLGQTRQLA encoded by the coding sequence ATGACAGCGCGCAGGGCATTACTGATTCTTCACGGCAAGCAGGCGCTCAATGAGGATGTCCGCGAGGCGGTGGGGCGTAAGCGCAAACATGGCTGGGAGCTGGACGTGCGTGTGACATGGGAAGCAGGCGATGCCCAGCGTCTGGTGCGTGAAGGGCTTGCCGCCGGTCATCGGCAGATCATCGCTGGTGGCGGCGATGGCACGTTGCGGGACGTGGCGGAGGCGCTGGCGCTGTCGAAGGTCGACGCCAGCCTCGTCATCATGCCGCTGGGCACCGCCAACGATTTTGCCCGTTCGGCGGGCGTGCCCCTGGAACCCGACCAGGCCCTCGACCTGCTGGACGTACCGGCGCGCCCCGTCGACATGGGTGCAGTGGGCGGCCAGATGTTCCTCAACATGGCCACCGGCGGGTTTGGCAGCCAGGTCACCGCCAACACTTCCGAAGACCTGAAGAAGATCCTCGGCGGTGCGGCCTATCTGTTCACCGGCCTCACACGCTTTAGTGAGTTGAAAGCCGCCTACGGCGAATTCACCGGCCCGGACTTTCACTGGAAGGGCGAGATGCTGGCGTTGGGGATCGGCAACGGTCGTCAGGCGGGTGGCGGCCATCCGTTGTGCCCTGAAGCCCTGGCCGACGACGGTCTGCTGGACATCAGTATTCTGCCGGCGCCCCAGGAGGTGGTGAGCACGCTGAGGAGCCTGCTCGAAGGCGGTCTTGGCCTGGACAACATGTTCGTCCGCGCGCGCCTGCCCTGGGTGGAGCTCAAGTCAGCGCAAGGCCTGAATATCAACCTCGACGGCGAACCGCTGAGCGGCGAAGCAACCCGTTTTGAAGCGCGAGCAGGTGCACTGCGCGTGCACCTGCCGTCGCATTCGCCGTTGCTGGGGCAGACGCGACAGCTCGCCTGA
- a CDS encoding mannose-1-phosphate guanylyltransferase/mannose-6-phosphate isomerase has protein sequence MQLIPCIIAGGAGTRLWPVSREAMPKPFMRLPDGESLLQKTFNRASQLDGVESVLTVTNREVYFRTVDDYRLLNKHQLALEFLLEPFGRNTAPAIAAAALHVQARYGDDAQLLILPADQLITDVAAFEKAVQSARKLADEGWLVTFGLIPSRAETGFGYIEKGQALSSEAYQVARFVEKPDAVTAQDYLAGGLHLWNAGMFCMRVDVLLTELELHAPDVLAAVRHCLVQCNTKEGRNELQIELDSTTFALTPDISIDYALMEHSQRVAVVPCEMGWSDIGSWQAIRELSPADENGNRCNGEVVLHDVTNCYIDSKKRLVGGVGLDNLIIIDTPDALLIADADRSQEVKIIAQELKRQGHPAYLLHNTVTRPWGTYTVLEEGKRFKIKRIVVKPQASLSLQMHHHRSEHWIVVSGMARVTNGEDEFMLDTNESTFIKPGHTHRLVNPGVIDLVMIEVQSGEYLGEDDIVRFTDVYGRVPEAAKA, from the coding sequence ATGCAACTGATTCCCTGCATTATTGCTGGCGGCGCCGGCACCCGGCTGTGGCCTGTTTCACGGGAGGCAATGCCCAAACCTTTCATGCGCTTGCCGGACGGTGAAAGCCTGCTGCAGAAGACGTTCAACCGCGCCAGCCAGCTGGACGGCGTCGAGAGCGTTCTCACCGTCACCAACAGGGAAGTGTATTTCCGCACCGTCGATGACTATCGGCTGCTGAACAAGCACCAGCTGGCGCTGGAGTTTCTACTCGAGCCGTTCGGCCGCAACACCGCCCCCGCCATCGCCGCCGCGGCGCTGCACGTTCAGGCGCGTTACGGTGATGACGCACAGCTGCTGATTCTGCCGGCGGACCAGTTGATCACCGACGTTGCCGCCTTCGAGAAGGCCGTGCAGAGCGCACGCAAACTGGCGGACGAGGGATGGCTGGTGACGTTCGGGCTGATCCCCTCCCGCGCCGAAACAGGTTTTGGCTACATCGAGAAAGGCCAGGCCCTCAGCAGCGAGGCCTATCAGGTCGCGCGCTTCGTTGAGAAACCCGATGCCGTCACCGCCCAGGACTATCTCGCAGGCGGTCTGCATTTGTGGAATGCCGGGATGTTCTGCATGCGCGTCGATGTGCTGCTGACCGAACTGGAACTTCACGCGCCGGACGTGCTGGCTGCGGTGCGCCATTGCCTGGTGCAGTGCAACACCAAGGAAGGCCGCAACGAGTTGCAGATCGAGCTGGACAGCACGACCTTCGCCCTGACCCCGGACATTTCCATCGACTACGCGTTGATGGAGCATTCGCAGAGGGTCGCGGTGGTGCCCTGCGAGATGGGCTGGAGCGATATCGGTTCGTGGCAGGCCATTCGCGAGCTGAGTCCAGCCGATGAAAATGGCAACCGATGCAACGGCGAGGTGGTGCTGCACGACGTGACCAACTGCTACATCGACTCGAAAAAGCGCCTGGTGGGTGGGGTGGGCCTGGACAACCTGATCATCATCGACACCCCGGACGCGTTGCTGATCGCCGACGCCGATCGCAGTCAGGAGGTCAAGATCATCGCCCAGGAGCTCAAGCGTCAGGGGCATCCGGCGTACCTGTTGCACAACACGGTCACTCGGCCATGGGGCACTTACACGGTGCTGGAGGAAGGCAAGCGCTTCAAGATCAAGCGCATCGTGGTGAAGCCGCAGGCCTCGTTGTCGCTGCAGATGCATCACCACCGCAGCGAGCACTGGATCGTGGTCAGCGGCATGGCGCGGGTTACCAATGGCGAAGATGAGTTTATGCTCGATACCAACGAATCGACGTTCATCAAGCCCGGGCACACCCATCGGCTGGTCAACCCGGGGGTGATTGATCTGGTGATGATCGAGGTGCAAAGCGGCGAGTATTTGGGGGAAGACGACATCGTGCGGTTTACCGATGTGTATGGGCGGGTGCCTGAAGCTGCGAAAGCTTAG
- a CDS encoding LysR family transcriptional regulator translates to MEIRHFRYFLAVARHRHFTRAAEQLGIAPPTLTRQIQDLENALGTRLFLREQREVRLTEAGRALQIEAELAVRQFETAQYNVQRAGRGEAGRIELGYVASAVFSGVLQRHVSQFRQCYAEVEFSINEHLMPTLPRLIEEGRLDVGFIRSPMQLPDSVNSVQLLTEGFALALPDSSWLGKLKVIHAVNLQNETFILPEQISGTLEVAAHGGFAPTLGPQPGGLVSVIALVSLGQGVAVVPESVVDHIRLPNVVYRRIEDCLPNSSLSLIHRRHEKAPAVVRFVEYVKGAVAL, encoded by the coding sequence ATGGAAATCCGCCATTTTCGTTATTTTCTGGCCGTTGCCCGTCATCGGCATTTCACCCGCGCCGCCGAGCAACTGGGCATCGCGCCTCCCACGCTGACGCGACAGATTCAGGACCTGGAAAATGCCTTGGGCACCCGACTGTTTCTGCGTGAGCAGCGCGAGGTCAGGCTGACGGAAGCGGGGCGAGCGCTGCAGATCGAAGCTGAGCTGGCGGTGCGTCAGTTTGAAACCGCGCAATACAACGTTCAGCGCGCCGGCCGTGGCGAGGCCGGCAGGATCGAGTTGGGCTACGTTGCCTCAGCGGTATTTTCGGGGGTGTTGCAGCGCCACGTCAGTCAGTTTCGGCAGTGCTATGCCGAGGTGGAGTTCAGCATCAACGAGCACCTGATGCCGACGCTGCCGCGGCTGATCGAGGAGGGGCGACTGGACGTGGGTTTTATCCGCTCTCCCATGCAGCTACCCGATTCCGTCAACTCCGTGCAGCTGCTGACCGAGGGGTTTGCTCTGGCGCTTCCGGACAGTTCATGGCTGGGCAAGCTGAAGGTCATCCATGCGGTGAACCTGCAGAACGAGACGTTCATCCTGCCTGAGCAGATTTCCGGCACGCTGGAAGTAGCGGCCCACGGTGGCTTCGCGCCGACACTGGGTCCGCAGCCGGGAGGGCTGGTGTCGGTGATTGCGCTGGTGAGTCTCGGACAGGGGGTGGCGGTGGTGCCGGAGTCGGTGGTTGATCACATTCGTTTGCCGAATGTGGTGTATCGGCGGATTGAGGATTGTCTGCCGAACTCGTCGTTGTCGCTGATCCACCGACGCCACGAGAAGGCCCCGGCGGTGGTTAGGTTTGTTGAGTACGTCAAGGGCGCGGTGGCGCTCTAA